From a single Parambassis ranga chromosome 2, fParRan2.1, whole genome shotgun sequence genomic region:
- the nsun2 gene encoding RNA cytosine C(5)-methyltransferase NSUN2: MGKRSRQRQKNQNAGRDDRDNAGWGAGYADIVKENKLFEHYYKEQGLVPEGEFEQFMEAMREPLPATIRITGYKSHAKEILHCLKEKYFKDIQELEIDGQKIEAPQPLSWYPDEQAWHTNMSRKIIRKSPLLEKFHQFLVSETESGNISRQEAVSMIPPLLLKIEPHHKILDMCAAPGSKTAQLIEMLHADMDVPFPEGFVIANDVDNKRCYLLVHQAKRLNSPCIMVVNHDASCIPLLQVDKDGKKDILFYDRILCDVPCSGDGTMRKNIDVWKKWTTSNSLHLHGLQLRIAVRGVEQLAVGGRMVYSTCSLNPIEDEAVIAALLEKSEGALELAESSADLPGLKWMPGVTSWKLMTKEGQWYSDWSEVPSSRHTQIRPTMFPPKDPEKLAGMHLERCMRILPHHQNTGGFFVAVLVKKAPMPWNKRYPKVRKDVSSRSGAQTGISPAASTPADTPCLHPEESKKEVEGDGPEGNVNREVEEQVPKGPSLAQETGDKQDRVCGPPPTKKMKLFGYKEDPFVFLTEDDPVFTTIQSFYDISPDFPKLNVLTRTHEGKKRHLYMVSKELRNMLLNNSERMKVINTGVKVWSRNSDGEEFGCAFRLAQEGIYTLQPYIRSRIITVSVEDIKVLLTQENPFLSKLEDDAHAQAKKIGMGSIVLKYIPNPSNTAEPQCPIQLCGWRGKTSIRAFVPRNERFHYLRMLGVEVFRDKQGLGQNRRDGEKEEKEGVEDEVGKNVEEENGAAENEPEMDLENGNEDRSSELKT; encoded by the exons ATGGGgaaaagaagcagacagaggcagaaaaacCAGAATGCTGGCCGGGACGACAGAGACAACGCT GGCTGGGGAGCTGGCTATGCTGACATTGTTAAGGAGAACAAACTGTTTGAACACTACTACAAGGAACAGGGCCTGGTACCAGAGGGAGAGTTTGAGCAGTTTATGGAGGCAATGAGGGAACCACTGCCAGCAACCATCCGCATCACTGGATACAAGAG ccATGCTAAGGAGATCCTCCACTGTCTGAAGGAAAAGTACTTTAAGGATATCCAGGAGCTGGAAATTGATGGCCAGAAGATCGAAGCCCCTCAGCCTCTCAGCTG GTATCCTGATGAGCAGGCCTGGCACACCAACATGAGCAGGAAGATCATTAGGAAGTCTCCCCTGCTGGAGAAGTTCCACCAATTTCTGGTCAGCGAGACAGAGTCG GGAAACATCAGCCGCCAGGAGGCTGTCAGCATGATCCCCCCTCTGCTCCTGAAGATTGAGCCCCATCACAAG ATCCTGGACATGTGTGCTGCCCCTGGATCAAAGACAGCACAGCTGATTGAGATGCTCCATGCTGATATGGATGTGCCATTTCCAg AGGGATTTGTCATTGCCAATGATGTAGACAACAAGCGCTGCTATTTGCTTGTGCATCAGGCCAAGCGCCTGAACAGCCCCTGCATCATGGTGGTCAACCACGATGCCTCCTGCATCCCTCTGCTACAGGTCGACAAAGATGGCAAGAAGGACATCCTCTTCTATGATCGCATCTTGTGTGATGTGCCCTGCAG TGGTGACGGCACCATGAGGAAGAACATAGATGTGTGGAAGAAATGGACAACAAGCAACAGCCTGCACCTCCATGG gCTCCAGCTGCGTATTGCTGTGCGTGGCGTTGAACAGCTGGCTGTGGGAGGGAGAATGGTGTACTCCACCTGTTCACTCAACCCTATAGAGGACGAAGCTGTCATCGCAGCACTGCTGGAGAAAAGTGAAG GAGCATTGGAGCTGGCCGAAAGCTCAGCTGATCTGCCAGGGTTGAAGTGGATGCCTGGGGTCACATCCTGGAAG CTGATGACCAAAGAGGGCCAGTGGTACTCGGACTGGTCAGAGGTTCCAAGCAGTCGTCACACACAGATCCGCCCCACCATGTTCCCACCAAAAGACCCAGAGAAACTGGCCGGCATGCATCTGGAGAGATG TATGAGGATTCTGCCACATCACCAAAACACTGGAGGTTTCTTTGTGGCTGTGCTGGTGAAGAAAGCCCCGATGCCTTGGAACAAAAGATATCCCAAG GTGAGGAAGGACGTCTCGTCCAGGTCAGGGGCCCAGACTGGAATCTCTCCAGCAGCCTCTACCCCTGCTGACACTCCCTGCCTTCACCCTGAGGAGTCcaagaaggaggtggagggggacgGCCCAGAGGGAAATGTCAATAGGGAGGTAGAGGAGCAGGTACCCAAAGGACCTTCTTTGGCTCAGGAGACCGGGGATAAACAAGATAGGGTGTGTGG GCCTCCCCCCACTAAGAAGATGAAGCTGTTTGGGTATAAAGAAGACCCCTTTGTGTTCCTAACGGAGGATGATCCTGTTTTCACCACTATACA ATCTTTCTACGATATTTCACCCGACTTTCCTAAGCTCAATGTTCTGACCAGGACCCACGAGGGCAAGAAGAGGCATTTGTACATGGTGTCCAAAGAGCTGCGCAATATGCTGCTCAATAACAGTGAGCGCATGAAG gtcATTAACACAGGGGTGAAGGTGTGGTCTCGCAACAGTGATGGAGAGGAGTTTGGCTGTGCCTTCAGGCTGGCTCAAGAg GGTATCTATACTCTTCAGCCATACATTCGCTCCAGGATCATCACTGTGAGTGTGGAAGACATCAAAGTGCTGCTGACTCAGGAGAACCCCTTCCTCAGTAAACTAGAGGACGACGCTCACGCTCAGGCTAAGAAAATAG GAATGGGTAGCATTGTGCTGAAGTACATTCCGAACCCAAG TAACACAGCAGAGCCACAGTGTCCCATCCAGCTGTGTGGCTGGAGGGGAAAGACGTCCATCCGAGCCTTCGTTCCCCGCAACGAGAGGTTTCATTACCTCCGAATGTTAGGCGTGGAGGTCTTCAGAGACAAACAGGGCCTGGGGCAGAATAGAAGAGATGgagaaaaggaagagaaagagggggtAGAGGATGAGGTAGGAAAGAATGTAGAGGAGGAGAATGGAGCAGCAGAGAATGAGCCGGAGATGGACTTGGAAAACGGCAACGAAGACAGATCATCTGAACTAAAGACATGA